Proteins encoded in a region of the Homo sapiens chromosome 9, GRCh38.p14 Primary Assembly genome:
- the SPAG8 gene encoding sperm-associated antigen 8 isoform X2, producing METNESTEGSRSRSRSLDIQPSSEGLGPTSEPFPSSDDSPRSALAAATAAAAAAASAAAATAAFTTAKAAALSTKTPAPCSEFMEPSSDPSLLGEPCAGPGFTHNIAHGSLGFEPVYVSCIAQDTCTTTDHSSNPGPVPGSSSGPVLGSSSGAGHGSGSGSGPGCGSVPGSGSGPGPGSGPGSGPGHGSGSHPGPASGPGPDTGPDSELSPCIPPGFRNLVADRVPNYTSWSQHCPWEPQKQPPWEFLQVLEPGARGLWKPPDIKGKLMVCYETLPRGQCLLYNWEEERATNHLDQVPSMQDGSESFFFRHGHRGLLTMQLKSPMPSSTTQKDSYQPPGNVYWPLRGVKWKREAMLEMLLQHQICKEVQAEQEPTRKLFEVESVTHHDYRMELAQAGTPAPTKGVSNIRTLDTPFRKNCSFSTPVPLSLGKLLPYEPENYPYQLGEISSLPCPGGRLGGGGGRMTPF from the exons ATGGAGACCAACGAGTCTACGGAGGGATCGCGGTCGCGGTCGCG ATCTTTAGACATACAGCCCAGCTCCGAAGGACTGGGGCCCACTTCGGAACCGTTTCCTTCTTCAGATGACAGTCCCAGGTCGGCCCTGGCAGCTGCAACCGCAGCAGCTGCAGCGGCTGCATCAGCTGCTGCAGCTACTGCAGCCTTCACCACTGCCAAAGCAGCTGCATTATCTACAAAGACCCCAGCGCCCTGTTCTGAGTTCATGGAGCCGTCCTCTGACCCCAGCCTTCTTGGGGAGCCCTGTGCGGGACCCGGCTTTACCCACAATATAGCCCATGGGAGTCTTGGCTTTGAGCCCGTCTATGTTTCCTGTATTGCTCAGGACACTTGCACTACAACTGACCATAGTTCTAATCCTGGCCCTGTTCCAGGCTCTAGCTCTGGGCCTGTTCTTGGTTCCAGCTCAGGTGCTGGCcatggctctggctctggctctggtcCTGGCTGTGGCTCTGtccctggctctggctctggTCCTGGTCCTGGCTCTGGTCCTGGCTCTGGTCCTGGTCATGGCTCTGGCTCTCATCCTGGTCCTGCCTCTGGGCCTGGTCCAGACACTGGCCCTGACTCTGAGCTCAGCCCCTGTATTCCTCCAGGGTTCAGAAACCTGGTGGCAGATCGGGTCCCTAACTATACCTCCTGGAGTCAGCACTGCCCCTGGGAGCCCCAGAAACAACCACCTTGGGAATTTTTGCAAGTCTTAGAACCGGGTGCCCGAGGACTATGGAAACCCCCAGACATTAAAGGGAAGCTTATGGTTTGCTATGAAACTTTGCCGCGGGGCCAGTGCCTCCTCTACAACTGGGAGGAAGAG AGAGCCACCAACCACCTGGATCAAGTCCCAAGCATGCAGGATGGCTCTGAGAGTTTTTTCTTCCGACACGGACACCGGGGACTGCTGACTATGCAACTAAAGTCACCCATGCCCTCCAGCACCACCCAGAAAGACTCGTACCAGCCACCAGGAAACGTCTATTGGCCACTTCGAGGTGTGAAAT GGAAGCGTGAAGCCATGCTGGAGATGCTCCTGCAGCATCAGATCTG TAAAGAGGTGCAGGCAGAACAGGAACCCACAAGGAAGCTCTTCGAGGTTGAGTCTGTGACACACCATGACTACCGAATGGAGCTGGCACAAGCAGGGACTCCTGCCCCAACAAAG GGTGTCAGTAACATCAGGACATTGGACACACCATTCCGGAAGAACTGCAGCTTCTCAACACCAGTACCCTTGTCTCTGGGGAAACTTTTGCCCTATGAACCTGAGAATTACCCCTACCAATTGGGAGAAATATCTTCCCTTCCCTGTCCCGGAGGAAGGCTGGGTGGTGGAGGGGGGAGAATGACTCCTTTCTGA
- the SPAG8 gene encoding sperm-associated antigen 8 isoform 1 (isoform 1 is encoded by transcript variant 1): protein METNESTEGSRSRSRSLDIQPSSEGLGPTSEPFPSSDDSPRSALAAATAAAAAAASAAAATAAFTTAKAAALSTKTPAPCSEFMEPSSDPSLLGEPCAGPGFTHNIAHGSLGFEPVYVSCIAQDTCTTTDHSSNPGPVPGSSSGPVLGSSSGAGHGSGSGSGPGCGSVPGSGSGPGPGSGPGSGPGHGSGSHPGPASGPGPDTGPDSELSPCIPPGFRNLVADRVPNYTSWSQHCPWEPQKQPPWEFLQVLEPGARGLWKPPDIKGKLMVCYETLPRGQCLLYNWEEERATNHLDQVPSMQDGSESFFFRHGHRGLLTMQLKSPMPSSTTQKDSYQPPGNVYWPLRGKREAMLEMLLQHQICKEVQAEQEPTRKLFEVESVTHHDYRMELAQAGTPAPTKPHDYRQEQPETFWIQRAPQLPGVSNIRTLDTPFRKNCSFSTPVPLSLGKLLPYEPENYPYQLGEISSLPCPGGRLGGGGGRMTPF, encoded by the exons ATGGAGACCAACGAGTCTACGGAGGGATCGCGGTCGCGGTCGCG ATCTTTAGACATACAGCCCAGCTCCGAAGGACTGGGGCCCACTTCGGAACCGTTTCCTTCTTCAGATGACAGTCCCAGGTCGGCCCTGGCAGCTGCAACCGCAGCAGCTGCAGCGGCTGCATCAGCTGCTGCAGCTACTGCAGCCTTCACCACTGCCAAAGCAGCTGCATTATCTACAAAGACCCCAGCGCCCTGTTCTGAGTTCATGGAGCCGTCCTCTGACCCCAGCCTTCTTGGGGAGCCCTGTGCGGGACCCGGCTTTACCCACAATATAGCCCATGGGAGTCTTGGCTTTGAGCCCGTCTATGTTTCCTGTATTGCTCAGGACACTTGCACTACAACTGACCATAGTTCTAATCCTGGCCCTGTTCCAGGCTCTAGCTCTGGGCCTGTTCTTGGTTCCAGCTCAGGTGCTGGCcatggctctggctctggctctggtcCTGGCTGTGGCTCTGtccctggctctggctctggTCCTGGTCCTGGCTCTGGTCCTGGCTCTGGTCCTGGTCATGGCTCTGGCTCTCATCCTGGTCCTGCCTCTGGGCCTGGTCCAGACACTGGCCCTGACTCTGAGCTCAGCCCCTGTATTCCTCCAGGGTTCAGAAACCTGGTGGCAGATCGGGTCCCTAACTATACCTCCTGGAGTCAGCACTGCCCCTGGGAGCCCCAGAAACAACCACCTTGGGAATTTTTGCAAGTCTTAGAACCGGGTGCCCGAGGACTATGGAAACCCCCAGACATTAAAGGGAAGCTTATGGTTTGCTATGAAACTTTGCCGCGGGGCCAGTGCCTCCTCTACAACTGGGAGGAAGAG AGAGCCACCAACCACCTGGATCAAGTCCCAAGCATGCAGGATGGCTCTGAGAGTTTTTTCTTCCGACACGGACACCGGGGACTGCTGACTATGCAACTAAAGTCACCCATGCCCTCCAGCACCACCCAGAAAGACTCGTACCAGCCACCAGGAAACGTCTATTGGCCACTTCGAG GGAAGCGTGAAGCCATGCTGGAGATGCTCCTGCAGCATCAGATCTG TAAAGAGGTGCAGGCAGAACAGGAACCCACAAGGAAGCTCTTCGAGGTTGAGTCTGTGACACACCATGACTACCGAATGGAGCTGGCACAAGCAGGGACTCCTGCCCCAACAAAG CCTCACGACTACCGCCAGGAGCAACCTGAGACCTTCTGGATACAGAGGGCACCACAGCTGCCG GGTGTCAGTAACATCAGGACATTGGACACACCATTCCGGAAGAACTGCAGCTTCTCAACACCAGTACCCTTGTCTCTGGGGAAACTTTTGCCCTATGAACCTGAGAATTACCCCTACCAATTGGGAGAAATATCTTCCCTTCCCTGTCCCGGAGGAAGGCTGGGTGGTGGAGGGGGGAGAATGACTCCTTTCTGA
- the SPAG8 gene encoding sperm-associated antigen 8 isoform 3 (isoform 3 is encoded by transcript variant 3), whose translation METNESTEGSRSRSRSLDIQPSSEGLGPTSEPFPSSDDSPRSALAAATAAAAAAASAAAATAAFTTAKAAALSTKTPAPCSEFMEPSSDPSLLGEPCAGPGFTHNIAHGSLGFEPVYVSCIAQDTCTTTDHSSNPGPVPGSSSGPVLGSSSGAGHGSGSGSGPGCGSVPGSGSGPGPGSGPGSGPGHGSGSHPGPASGPGPDTGPDSELSPCIPPGFRNLVADRVPNYTSWSQHCPWEPQKQPPWEFLQVLEPGARGLWKPPDIKGKLMVCYETLPRGQCLLYNWEEERATNHLDQVPSMQDGSESFFFRHGHRGLLTMQLKSPMPSSTTQKDSYQPPGNVYWPLRGKREAMLEMLLQHQICKEVQAEQEPTRKLFEVESVTHHDYRMELAQAGTPAPTKHLVNTQ comes from the exons ATGGAGACCAACGAGTCTACGGAGGGATCGCGGTCGCGGTCGCG ATCTTTAGACATACAGCCCAGCTCCGAAGGACTGGGGCCCACTTCGGAACCGTTTCCTTCTTCAGATGACAGTCCCAGGTCGGCCCTGGCAGCTGCAACCGCAGCAGCTGCAGCGGCTGCATCAGCTGCTGCAGCTACTGCAGCCTTCACCACTGCCAAAGCAGCTGCATTATCTACAAAGACCCCAGCGCCCTGTTCTGAGTTCATGGAGCCGTCCTCTGACCCCAGCCTTCTTGGGGAGCCCTGTGCGGGACCCGGCTTTACCCACAATATAGCCCATGGGAGTCTTGGCTTTGAGCCCGTCTATGTTTCCTGTATTGCTCAGGACACTTGCACTACAACTGACCATAGTTCTAATCCTGGCCCTGTTCCAGGCTCTAGCTCTGGGCCTGTTCTTGGTTCCAGCTCAGGTGCTGGCcatggctctggctctggctctggtcCTGGCTGTGGCTCTGtccctggctctggctctggTCCTGGTCCTGGCTCTGGTCCTGGCTCTGGTCCTGGTCATGGCTCTGGCTCTCATCCTGGTCCTGCCTCTGGGCCTGGTCCAGACACTGGCCCTGACTCTGAGCTCAGCCCCTGTATTCCTCCAGGGTTCAGAAACCTGGTGGCAGATCGGGTCCCTAACTATACCTCCTGGAGTCAGCACTGCCCCTGGGAGCCCCAGAAACAACCACCTTGGGAATTTTTGCAAGTCTTAGAACCGGGTGCCCGAGGACTATGGAAACCCCCAGACATTAAAGGGAAGCTTATGGTTTGCTATGAAACTTTGCCGCGGGGCCAGTGCCTCCTCTACAACTGGGAGGAAGAG AGAGCCACCAACCACCTGGATCAAGTCCCAAGCATGCAGGATGGCTCTGAGAGTTTTTTCTTCCGACACGGACACCGGGGACTGCTGACTATGCAACTAAAGTCACCCATGCCCTCCAGCACCACCCAGAAAGACTCGTACCAGCCACCAGGAAACGTCTATTGGCCACTTCGAG GGAAGCGTGAAGCCATGCTGGAGATGCTCCTGCAGCATCAGATCTG TAAAGAGGTGCAGGCAGAACAGGAACCCACAAGGAAGCTCTTCGAGGTTGAGTCTGTGACACACCATGACTACCGAATGGAGCTGGCACAAGCAGGGACTCCTGCCCCAACAAAG
- the SPAG8 gene encoding sperm-associated antigen 8 isoform X4, which translates to METNESTEGSRSRSRSLDIQPSSEGLGPTSEPFPSSDDSPRSALAAATAAAAAAASAAAATAAFTTAKAAALSTKTPAPCSEFMEPSSDPSLLGEPCAGPGFTHNIAHGSLGFEPVYVSCIAQDTCTTTDHSSNPGPVPGSSSGPVLGSSSGAGHGSGSGSGPGCGSVPGSGSGPGPGSGPGSGPGHGSGSHPGPASGPGPDTGPDSELSPCIPPGFRNLVADRVPNYTSWSQHCPWEPQKQPPWEFLQVLEPGARGLWKPPDIKGKLMVCYETLPRGQCLLYNWEEERATNHLDQVPSMQDGSESFFFRHGHRGLLTMQLKSPMPSSTTQKDSYQPPGNVYWPLRGVKWKREAMLEMLLQHQIWQNRNPQGSSSRLSL; encoded by the exons ATGGAGACCAACGAGTCTACGGAGGGATCGCGGTCGCGGTCGCG ATCTTTAGACATACAGCCCAGCTCCGAAGGACTGGGGCCCACTTCGGAACCGTTTCCTTCTTCAGATGACAGTCCCAGGTCGGCCCTGGCAGCTGCAACCGCAGCAGCTGCAGCGGCTGCATCAGCTGCTGCAGCTACTGCAGCCTTCACCACTGCCAAAGCAGCTGCATTATCTACAAAGACCCCAGCGCCCTGTTCTGAGTTCATGGAGCCGTCCTCTGACCCCAGCCTTCTTGGGGAGCCCTGTGCGGGACCCGGCTTTACCCACAATATAGCCCATGGGAGTCTTGGCTTTGAGCCCGTCTATGTTTCCTGTATTGCTCAGGACACTTGCACTACAACTGACCATAGTTCTAATCCTGGCCCTGTTCCAGGCTCTAGCTCTGGGCCTGTTCTTGGTTCCAGCTCAGGTGCTGGCcatggctctggctctggctctggtcCTGGCTGTGGCTCTGtccctggctctggctctggTCCTGGTCCTGGCTCTGGTCCTGGCTCTGGTCCTGGTCATGGCTCTGGCTCTCATCCTGGTCCTGCCTCTGGGCCTGGTCCAGACACTGGCCCTGACTCTGAGCTCAGCCCCTGTATTCCTCCAGGGTTCAGAAACCTGGTGGCAGATCGGGTCCCTAACTATACCTCCTGGAGTCAGCACTGCCCCTGGGAGCCCCAGAAACAACCACCTTGGGAATTTTTGCAAGTCTTAGAACCGGGTGCCCGAGGACTATGGAAACCCCCAGACATTAAAGGGAAGCTTATGGTTTGCTATGAAACTTTGCCGCGGGGCCAGTGCCTCCTCTACAACTGGGAGGAAGAG AGAGCCACCAACCACCTGGATCAAGTCCCAAGCATGCAGGATGGCTCTGAGAGTTTTTTCTTCCGACACGGACACCGGGGACTGCTGACTATGCAACTAAAGTCACCCATGCCCTCCAGCACCACCCAGAAAGACTCGTACCAGCCACCAGGAAACGTCTATTGGCCACTTCGAGGTGTGAAAT GGAAGCGTGAAGCCATGCTGGAGATGCTCCTGCAGCATCAGATCTG GCAGAACAGGAACCCACAAGGAAGCTCTTCGAGGTTGAGTCTGTGA
- the SPAG8 gene encoding sperm-associated antigen 8 isoform X5: METNESTEGSRSRSRSLDIQPSSEGLGPTSEPFPSSDDSPRSALAAATAAAAAAASAAAATAAFTTAKAAALSTKTPAPCSEFMEPSSDPSLLGEPCAGPGFTHNIAHGSLGFEPVYVSCIAQDTCTTTDHSSNPGPVPGSSSGPVLGSSSGAGHGSGSGSGPGCGSVPGSGSGPGPGSGPGSGPGHGSGSHPGPASGPGPDTGPDSELSPCIPPGFRNLVADRVPNYTSWSQHCPWEPQKQPPWEFLQVLEPGARGLWKPPDIKGKLMVCYETLPRGQCLLYNWEEERATNHLDQVPSMQDGSESFFFRHGHRGLLTMQLKSPMPSSTTQKDSYQPPGNVYWPLRGKREAMLEMLLQHQIWQNRNPQGSSSRLSL; the protein is encoded by the exons ATGGAGACCAACGAGTCTACGGAGGGATCGCGGTCGCGGTCGCG ATCTTTAGACATACAGCCCAGCTCCGAAGGACTGGGGCCCACTTCGGAACCGTTTCCTTCTTCAGATGACAGTCCCAGGTCGGCCCTGGCAGCTGCAACCGCAGCAGCTGCAGCGGCTGCATCAGCTGCTGCAGCTACTGCAGCCTTCACCACTGCCAAAGCAGCTGCATTATCTACAAAGACCCCAGCGCCCTGTTCTGAGTTCATGGAGCCGTCCTCTGACCCCAGCCTTCTTGGGGAGCCCTGTGCGGGACCCGGCTTTACCCACAATATAGCCCATGGGAGTCTTGGCTTTGAGCCCGTCTATGTTTCCTGTATTGCTCAGGACACTTGCACTACAACTGACCATAGTTCTAATCCTGGCCCTGTTCCAGGCTCTAGCTCTGGGCCTGTTCTTGGTTCCAGCTCAGGTGCTGGCcatggctctggctctggctctggtcCTGGCTGTGGCTCTGtccctggctctggctctggTCCTGGTCCTGGCTCTGGTCCTGGCTCTGGTCCTGGTCATGGCTCTGGCTCTCATCCTGGTCCTGCCTCTGGGCCTGGTCCAGACACTGGCCCTGACTCTGAGCTCAGCCCCTGTATTCCTCCAGGGTTCAGAAACCTGGTGGCAGATCGGGTCCCTAACTATACCTCCTGGAGTCAGCACTGCCCCTGGGAGCCCCAGAAACAACCACCTTGGGAATTTTTGCAAGTCTTAGAACCGGGTGCCCGAGGACTATGGAAACCCCCAGACATTAAAGGGAAGCTTATGGTTTGCTATGAAACTTTGCCGCGGGGCCAGTGCCTCCTCTACAACTGGGAGGAAGAG AGAGCCACCAACCACCTGGATCAAGTCCCAAGCATGCAGGATGGCTCTGAGAGTTTTTTCTTCCGACACGGACACCGGGGACTGCTGACTATGCAACTAAAGTCACCCATGCCCTCCAGCACCACCCAGAAAGACTCGTACCAGCCACCAGGAAACGTCTATTGGCCACTTCGAG GGAAGCGTGAAGCCATGCTGGAGATGCTCCTGCAGCATCAGATCTG GCAGAACAGGAACCCACAAGGAAGCTCTTCGAGGTTGAGTCTGTGA
- the SPAG8 gene encoding sperm-associated antigen 8 isoform X3: METNESTEGSRSRSRSLDIQPSSEGLGPTSEPFPSSDDSPRSALAAATAAAAAAASAAAATAAFTTAKAAALSTKTPAPCSEFMEPSSDPSLLGEPCAGPGFTHNIAHGSLGFEPVYVSCIAQDTCTTTDHSSNPGPVPGSSSGPVLGSSSGAGHGSGSGSGPGCGSVPGSGSGPGPGSGPGSGPGHGSGSHPGPASGPGPDTGPDSELSPCIPPGFRNLVADRVPNYTSWSQHCPWEPQKQPPWEFLQVLEPGARGLWKPPDIKGKLMVCYETLPRGQCLLYNWEEERATNHLDQVPSMQDGSESFFFRHGHRGLLTMQLKSPMPSSTTQKDSYQPPGNVYWPLRGVKWKREAMLEMLLQHQICKEVQAEQEPTRKLFEVESVTHHDYRMELAQAGTPAPTKHLVNTQ, encoded by the exons ATGGAGACCAACGAGTCTACGGAGGGATCGCGGTCGCGGTCGCG ATCTTTAGACATACAGCCCAGCTCCGAAGGACTGGGGCCCACTTCGGAACCGTTTCCTTCTTCAGATGACAGTCCCAGGTCGGCCCTGGCAGCTGCAACCGCAGCAGCTGCAGCGGCTGCATCAGCTGCTGCAGCTACTGCAGCCTTCACCACTGCCAAAGCAGCTGCATTATCTACAAAGACCCCAGCGCCCTGTTCTGAGTTCATGGAGCCGTCCTCTGACCCCAGCCTTCTTGGGGAGCCCTGTGCGGGACCCGGCTTTACCCACAATATAGCCCATGGGAGTCTTGGCTTTGAGCCCGTCTATGTTTCCTGTATTGCTCAGGACACTTGCACTACAACTGACCATAGTTCTAATCCTGGCCCTGTTCCAGGCTCTAGCTCTGGGCCTGTTCTTGGTTCCAGCTCAGGTGCTGGCcatggctctggctctggctctggtcCTGGCTGTGGCTCTGtccctggctctggctctggTCCTGGTCCTGGCTCTGGTCCTGGCTCTGGTCCTGGTCATGGCTCTGGCTCTCATCCTGGTCCTGCCTCTGGGCCTGGTCCAGACACTGGCCCTGACTCTGAGCTCAGCCCCTGTATTCCTCCAGGGTTCAGAAACCTGGTGGCAGATCGGGTCCCTAACTATACCTCCTGGAGTCAGCACTGCCCCTGGGAGCCCCAGAAACAACCACCTTGGGAATTTTTGCAAGTCTTAGAACCGGGTGCCCGAGGACTATGGAAACCCCCAGACATTAAAGGGAAGCTTATGGTTTGCTATGAAACTTTGCCGCGGGGCCAGTGCCTCCTCTACAACTGGGAGGAAGAG AGAGCCACCAACCACCTGGATCAAGTCCCAAGCATGCAGGATGGCTCTGAGAGTTTTTTCTTCCGACACGGACACCGGGGACTGCTGACTATGCAACTAAAGTCACCCATGCCCTCCAGCACCACCCAGAAAGACTCGTACCAGCCACCAGGAAACGTCTATTGGCCACTTCGAGGTGTGAAAT GGAAGCGTGAAGCCATGCTGGAGATGCTCCTGCAGCATCAGATCTG TAAAGAGGTGCAGGCAGAACAGGAACCCACAAGGAAGCTCTTCGAGGTTGAGTCTGTGACACACCATGACTACCGAATGGAGCTGGCACAAGCAGGGACTCCTGCCCCAACAAAG
- the SPAG8 gene encoding sperm-associated antigen 8 isoform X1: METNESTEGSRSRSRSLDIQPSSEGLGPTSEPFPSSDDSPRSALAAATAAAAAAASAAAATAAFTTAKAAALSTKTPAPCSEFMEPSSDPSLLGEPCAGPGFTHNIAHGSLGFEPVYVSCIAQDTCTTTDHSSNPGPVPGSSSGPVLGSSSGAGHGSGSGSGPGCGSVPGSGSGPGPGSGPGSGPGHGSGSHPGPASGPGPDTGPDSELSPCIPPGFRNLVADRVPNYTSWSQHCPWEPQKQPPWEFLQVLEPGARGLWKPPDIKGKLMVCYETLPRGQCLLYNWEEERATNHLDQVPSMQDGSESFFFRHGHRGLLTMQLKSPMPSSTTQKDSYQPPGNVYWPLRGVKWKREAMLEMLLQHQICKEVQAEQEPTRKLFEVESVTHHDYRMELAQAGTPAPTKPHDYRQEQPETFWIQRAPQLPGVSNIRTLDTPFRKNCSFSTPVPLSLGKLLPYEPENYPYQLGEISSLPCPGGRLGGGGGRMTPF; this comes from the exons ATGGAGACCAACGAGTCTACGGAGGGATCGCGGTCGCGGTCGCG ATCTTTAGACATACAGCCCAGCTCCGAAGGACTGGGGCCCACTTCGGAACCGTTTCCTTCTTCAGATGACAGTCCCAGGTCGGCCCTGGCAGCTGCAACCGCAGCAGCTGCAGCGGCTGCATCAGCTGCTGCAGCTACTGCAGCCTTCACCACTGCCAAAGCAGCTGCATTATCTACAAAGACCCCAGCGCCCTGTTCTGAGTTCATGGAGCCGTCCTCTGACCCCAGCCTTCTTGGGGAGCCCTGTGCGGGACCCGGCTTTACCCACAATATAGCCCATGGGAGTCTTGGCTTTGAGCCCGTCTATGTTTCCTGTATTGCTCAGGACACTTGCACTACAACTGACCATAGTTCTAATCCTGGCCCTGTTCCAGGCTCTAGCTCTGGGCCTGTTCTTGGTTCCAGCTCAGGTGCTGGCcatggctctggctctggctctggtcCTGGCTGTGGCTCTGtccctggctctggctctggTCCTGGTCCTGGCTCTGGTCCTGGCTCTGGTCCTGGTCATGGCTCTGGCTCTCATCCTGGTCCTGCCTCTGGGCCTGGTCCAGACACTGGCCCTGACTCTGAGCTCAGCCCCTGTATTCCTCCAGGGTTCAGAAACCTGGTGGCAGATCGGGTCCCTAACTATACCTCCTGGAGTCAGCACTGCCCCTGGGAGCCCCAGAAACAACCACCTTGGGAATTTTTGCAAGTCTTAGAACCGGGTGCCCGAGGACTATGGAAACCCCCAGACATTAAAGGGAAGCTTATGGTTTGCTATGAAACTTTGCCGCGGGGCCAGTGCCTCCTCTACAACTGGGAGGAAGAG AGAGCCACCAACCACCTGGATCAAGTCCCAAGCATGCAGGATGGCTCTGAGAGTTTTTTCTTCCGACACGGACACCGGGGACTGCTGACTATGCAACTAAAGTCACCCATGCCCTCCAGCACCACCCAGAAAGACTCGTACCAGCCACCAGGAAACGTCTATTGGCCACTTCGAGGTGTGAAAT GGAAGCGTGAAGCCATGCTGGAGATGCTCCTGCAGCATCAGATCTG TAAAGAGGTGCAGGCAGAACAGGAACCCACAAGGAAGCTCTTCGAGGTTGAGTCTGTGACACACCATGACTACCGAATGGAGCTGGCACAAGCAGGGACTCCTGCCCCAACAAAG CCTCACGACTACCGCCAGGAGCAACCTGAGACCTTCTGGATACAGAGGGCACCACAGCTGCCG GGTGTCAGTAACATCAGGACATTGGACACACCATTCCGGAAGAACTGCAGCTTCTCAACACCAGTACCCTTGTCTCTGGGGAAACTTTTGCCCTATGAACCTGAGAATTACCCCTACCAATTGGGAGAAATATCTTCCCTTCCCTGTCCCGGAGGAAGGCTGGGTGGTGGAGGGGGGAGAATGACTCCTTTCTGA
- the SPAG8 gene encoding sperm-associated antigen 8 isoform 2 (isoform 2 is encoded by transcript variant 2) has protein sequence METNESTEGSRSRSRSLDIQPSSEGLGPTSEPFPSSDDSPRSALAAATAAAAAAASAAAATAAFTTAKAAALSTKTPAPCSEFMEPSSDPSLLGEPCAGPGFTHNIAHGSLGFEPVYVSCIAQDTCTTTDHSSNPGPVPGSSSGPVLGSSSGAGHGSGSGSGPGCGSVPGSGSGPGPGSGPGSGPGHGSGSHPGPASGPGPDTGPDSELSPCIPPGFRNLVADRVPNYTSWSQHCPWEPQKQPPWEFLQVLEPGARGLWKPPDIKGKLMVCYETLPRGQCLLYNWEEERATNHLDQVPSMQDGSESFFFRHGHRGLLTMQLKSPMPSSTTQKDSYQPPGNVYWPLRGKREAMLEMLLQHQICKEVQAEQEPTRKLFEVESVTHHDYRMELAQAGTPAPTKPHDYRQEQPETFWIQRAPQLPTWWPLPTQVPAAEDYLTWKEWGFTGVQEVLSALLRATPGEYSVNICGMNEHPVCSRTWTNRLCHQEMGSKKTVTQEDRGW, from the exons ATGGAGACCAACGAGTCTACGGAGGGATCGCGGTCGCGGTCGCG ATCTTTAGACATACAGCCCAGCTCCGAAGGACTGGGGCCCACTTCGGAACCGTTTCCTTCTTCAGATGACAGTCCCAGGTCGGCCCTGGCAGCTGCAACCGCAGCAGCTGCAGCGGCTGCATCAGCTGCTGCAGCTACTGCAGCCTTCACCACTGCCAAAGCAGCTGCATTATCTACAAAGACCCCAGCGCCCTGTTCTGAGTTCATGGAGCCGTCCTCTGACCCCAGCCTTCTTGGGGAGCCCTGTGCGGGACCCGGCTTTACCCACAATATAGCCCATGGGAGTCTTGGCTTTGAGCCCGTCTATGTTTCCTGTATTGCTCAGGACACTTGCACTACAACTGACCATAGTTCTAATCCTGGCCCTGTTCCAGGCTCTAGCTCTGGGCCTGTTCTTGGTTCCAGCTCAGGTGCTGGCcatggctctggctctggctctggtcCTGGCTGTGGCTCTGtccctggctctggctctggTCCTGGTCCTGGCTCTGGTCCTGGCTCTGGTCCTGGTCATGGCTCTGGCTCTCATCCTGGTCCTGCCTCTGGGCCTGGTCCAGACACTGGCCCTGACTCTGAGCTCAGCCCCTGTATTCCTCCAGGGTTCAGAAACCTGGTGGCAGATCGGGTCCCTAACTATACCTCCTGGAGTCAGCACTGCCCCTGGGAGCCCCAGAAACAACCACCTTGGGAATTTTTGCAAGTCTTAGAACCGGGTGCCCGAGGACTATGGAAACCCCCAGACATTAAAGGGAAGCTTATGGTTTGCTATGAAACTTTGCCGCGGGGCCAGTGCCTCCTCTACAACTGGGAGGAAGAG AGAGCCACCAACCACCTGGATCAAGTCCCAAGCATGCAGGATGGCTCTGAGAGTTTTTTCTTCCGACACGGACACCGGGGACTGCTGACTATGCAACTAAAGTCACCCATGCCCTCCAGCACCACCCAGAAAGACTCGTACCAGCCACCAGGAAACGTCTATTGGCCACTTCGAG GGAAGCGTGAAGCCATGCTGGAGATGCTCCTGCAGCATCAGATCTG TAAAGAGGTGCAGGCAGAACAGGAACCCACAAGGAAGCTCTTCGAGGTTGAGTCTGTGACACACCATGACTACCGAATGGAGCTGGCACAAGCAGGGACTCCTGCCCCAACAAAG CCTCACGACTACCGCCAGGAGCAACCTGAGACCTTCTGGATACAGAGGGCACCACAGCTGCCG ACATGGTGGCCATTGCCCACCCAGGTACCAGCAGCAGAAGACTATCTGACTTGGAAAGAATGGGGGTTTACAGGAGTCCAGGAGGTCCTTTCCGCTCTCCTAAGAGCCA